From Enterococcus mundtii, the proteins below share one genomic window:
- a CDS encoding virulence RhuM family protein has product MNEIQFLMYEDSEKVEVVVQDETIWATQKTISKLFDVGIPAISKHLKNIFDSGELIEDRTISKMEIVQNEGGRSVKRATTFYNLDVIISIGYRVNSQKATKFRIWATDVLKDYIRKGFKIDVERMKQGEHAFSKDYFRELLETVRSIRASERRIWQQITDVFAEISYDYDKNAEVTKQFYATVQNKFHYAITGRTAAEIIYDRADKTKENMGLTTWKHSPDGRILQSDVAIAKNYLTEKQIRSLERNVSSYFDYVERLLEDEILLSMEDFAKSIDEFLTFNRYQILEGNGQISSSTAKKKAIDEYKEFNKHQKIVSDFDREVMKIRGEME; this is encoded by the coding sequence TTGAATGAAATCCAATTTTTGATGTATGAAGACAGTGAGAAAGTGGAAGTAGTGGTGCAAGATGAAACCATTTGGGCAACACAAAAGACAATTTCGAAGCTTTTTGATGTTGGCATCCCAGCAATTAGTAAACATCTGAAAAATATATTTGATTCTGGTGAACTGATAGAAGATCGAACTATTTCCAAAATGGAAATAGTTCAAAATGAGGGTGGAAGGTCAGTAAAAAGGGCGACCACATTTTATAATCTTGATGTCATTATTTCTATTGGCTATCGAGTCAACTCGCAAAAAGCAACGAAATTTCGTATTTGGGCAACGGACGTCTTAAAAGACTATATTCGAAAAGGATTTAAAATTGATGTCGAACGAATGAAACAAGGTGAACATGCGTTTAGTAAAGACTACTTCCGAGAGCTACTCGAAACAGTTCGTTCAATTCGTGCAAGTGAACGCCGTATCTGGCAACAAATCACTGATGTTTTTGCAGAAATTTCTTATGATTATGATAAAAATGCAGAGGTAACAAAGCAATTTTATGCAACTGTACAAAACAAATTCCACTATGCGATTACAGGAAGAACAGCCGCAGAAATCATTTATGATAGAGCGGATAAAACGAAAGAAAATATGGGACTCACTACTTGGAAACATTCACCAGATGGCCGGATATTACAATCGGATGTCGCAATAGCTAAAAACTATTTGACTGAAAAACAAATTCGTAGTTTAGAGCGAAATGTTTCCTCTTACTTTGATTACGTAGAACGTCTCTTAGAAGATGAGATATTACTTAGCATGGAAGACTTTGCAAAAAGTATTGATGAATTTTTAACCTTCAATCGTTATCAGATCCTTGAAGGAAATGGACAAATCAGTAGTAGTACAGCCAAGAAAAAAGCAATTGATGAGTATAAGGAGTTCAATAAGCATCAAAAAATCGTTTCTGATTTTGACAGAGAAGTGATGAAAATCAGGGGAGAGATGGAATAG
- a CDS encoding ABC transporter ATP-binding protein, with amino-acid sequence MTLKLSQVTAGYGSVKIIKEVSFELNKGENLCILGPNGCGKTTVLKSISGILSYEGSITIDGKEVRTMKRKEAARKVALLSQFSTIAFDYTVYETVMMGRYTHIKHGLWSVTTAEDREKVMECLALTNLLELKDHPVNQLSGGQKQRVFLAKVLAQDPDILLLDEPNNHLDIKHQLELIGYLKDWGKNQDKTIIGVFHDIRLALSLSDQVLFMKAGQVIKQGPFLETASRKLLKDIFDVDLVKHFQEQSEIWEKLGDG; translated from the coding sequence TGAACAAAGGTGAGAACCTATGTATCCTAGGACCTAACGGCTGTGGCAAGACGACCGTATTGAAATCAATTTCAGGCATCCTTTCCTACGAAGGATCGATCACGATCGATGGAAAAGAAGTCCGCACAATGAAGCGTAAAGAAGCCGCACGGAAAGTCGCCTTACTCAGCCAGTTTTCAACCATTGCTTTTGATTATACCGTCTATGAAACCGTCATGATGGGGCGTTATACGCACATCAAACATGGGCTATGGTCAGTCACCACAGCAGAAGACCGAGAAAAAGTCATGGAGTGCTTGGCTCTAACCAATTTGTTAGAATTGAAAGACCACCCAGTCAACCAACTTTCCGGTGGCCAAAAGCAACGCGTCTTCCTAGCCAAAGTATTAGCTCAAGATCCAGATATCTTATTACTAGACGAACCCAATAATCATCTTGATATCAAGCACCAACTCGAACTCATCGGCTATTTAAAAGACTGGGGCAAGAACCAAGACAAAACAATCATTGGAGTCTTCCACGATATCCGCTTAGCCCTTTCTTTAAGCGACCAAGTCTTGTTCATGAAAGCAGGCCAAGTCATCAAGCAGGGCCCATTTTTGGAAACAGCTTCAAGAAAACTACTCAAAGATATCTTTGATGTGGATCTAGTGAAGCATTTTCAGGAGCAGAGTGAGATTTGGGAGAAGTTGGGGGATGGGTAA